One Carettochelys insculpta isolate YL-2023 chromosome 1, ASM3395843v1, whole genome shotgun sequence genomic window, ggaccccccagttttcaaatgcCCCTTCTcgctaacaccagataggaagaaggggcttttgaaaacggggggggggtcttttcagaaggtcccgtctccacgggtggcgtgcaattcgaaagccgcactttcgaatcgccacgactgccattatgctaatgaggcactgcatattcatagaagcacctcattagcatctttcaaacacgcttattaacatgccccttccgaaaggaaggggcttgtgtagacacagggactgAGAAGCAGCTTTCCTCCCCTTTTTGATGCATAAGGAAGATATGAGagggttattttttaaattttgtctgCTTGTTCTTTAAGTTAGTAATTCAGGTCCTGCCTAGACTGGTAAACTCCGGGCACATGTATACTTACAGGAAAATTGAGGTAGTGGgtttcagtcttccagggttcaatgtAGCATATCTAGTAGGGAAGTGCTAAATTGAACGTTCAGGGCATCTCCACTGATCCCAGTACTCCTTGTAGTCACAAGAACTAAGGGAAGcagatggaagagtttctcccattgacttcccactGGGGGGATGGTGCAGAAAATCGACTTAATGTCTTTAACTTTCTTTCCTAGTACACACTTGCCCTCTGCGATGGTTTAGCCTTGTGTCCTCCCACTGTTCAGTTAGGTGGATGTTAAACAGCTTACGGCAACCTAACTACACCAGTATCTACAGTACAGCCTTGCTGCTACTGATATGAAGCCCTGCTACATCAGTATAACCACCCTACATCCATGTGAGGAAGAGGTTTTATGTTTGTGTTGCTGTAACTACACACAGATGGTGTAGACACTGCATTGCTTATATCATCTTTTGGCTCTCATTCTTGTTGATTTCATGGCTCCACGCTGGACAAGAAAGCCCTCCCCATTCAGAGGTGGGCTGCACCAagtctcctggctccccactggaaCCCTTGTGGGTGCCTCATTTCTGATGATGAGGTGATATTCCAGGAAGCTGCCCAGCTCCTAGTAGGGAGCGGGAGGCAAGAGCTGGGAGTGAGCAGTGGGGACTCCAGGCCAGAAGCAGGGAacggagtgtgggggaggggaagcagccagccaggagtccAGGAAACATCCATGTTCCCAGTCGGGAGAAGAGAGCTGAGAGTAAGGAGGGGAAGCTAGGTTCCTAGGGGTGACAAGGGaacagagcagcaggcagggagtaGCATTGAGTTCTTAGCTCCCCACACTGCCTCTCTTAGATCAGAGGAAGTGCTCCTGGTGGGGGGACACACCACTAATCCAAGGAGGGTAGAGTGGATGTGAACCACTACAGTAATTACTACTGtggctaaggctacatctacactacccaggaAGAGCAACCTGCTTAGGGGCAAACTTGcaagtttgattttgtgcatctggtggggatgtgcaaaaCTGATCTCTCGGGGGTTGCAGTTCACCCCTGTATTCCTTACAAAATGGAAGGCGTAAGAGAGGTCAATCAGAGAAACTATCttgttgaccttcttcagtgaggatggccaggtaagtctatTTCAGATATGTCATTcctagctacacaaatgctgtagctagaattgcagatCTGCAATCTACTTACtttccttagtgtagacatagcgtaagAGAGGTCAACCTTATAGAGGTGGTCCTAAGTCTTTAGGGTAAACATGCCCTCAAAGAAATAGTGGAATTATTAAATAAGGGTTAAAAGAGTGGAAGCTGAGAGACAATGGAACTGAGAGACAATGGATTTTAAGTCAGCCTGACACTGTTTTAGGTTTGCGTTGACACCTTTTGTTAACAACTTCTTCAATTAACGTTTTGAATAAAAGAATTTTTTTAGACATTCAGGAATATTCCTCCTTCAAACAAGTTGCTGGGACTGAAAGTATCTATCTGTCTCATTATCCTGGCTGTAGGAGTTCACCAGCAAAAGCAGGTGGTTGCAATTCCTgatatttctaaaataaaaagcaagcagcagaaatcaattttaaaaatccCCAACGCTCGAAAGGCATTTTTCTAAACCACAAAGAATGAACAAGGGATTGAGAAGCCCCTTTTTTAGCTGATAGCCTCAATTTTGGTTTGCTTGTCCTTTCGAGACAGAGAACAGAATGGCAAATCATTCTCTATTTTTCTTCACACCATCTCTTTCCTGTGAACCATTTACAATAATGACCCCTCCCAGATTCAGATGTTAGAGCTGGAGCACTATGATCTATTTGTGTCTGCCATGAGTGGTTTCTGTAGAATGTAGCTTTCTTGGGGACAGGCCAAATATATATTTGTTTCTAAAGCAACAAATGCAGTCGAAGACAGTGTtggaaaagtaactaaaattaatataaataacaagtcagagaaaacagcaaaatatggGCCCTCTCCTATGTGTTCTCACTCAGGTAAAATTATTCTGACTTCTGTATCAATAAGAAATGCAGGATAAGGTCCATTTAACATTTTTTATAATGGAATAAAGTCAGAAGGGAATTTGTCTAATCTACAGGAAATGTCAAAACCAATTGTGCCCTGTGTCCTTGAAATCCTCACATATCCTTCAAAAATCGCATATGCGGAAATAATTCATTCTATAACCAAGCGACCCATTAAAATCAAAGAACTCTTGATAATTTTTGTTAAAGATAAGCAATAATTTATTCCTCTTTGATCTTCACAATTACCACATCTTAGCTAGCTACATGACCAATGCCACTATATACCATGAGAGAATTGCCCACTTACACTTTACTTGGACAAACACAATTGCAATTAACAGGTTAAATGTACTGTACAATGGGCTGTTGGAAAAATGGTCAATCTTATCTGTACAACGAGATGTGTGGCACATGACTTATTAAAAAGATGCAAAATAAGATGTAAAAGATTAGCTGCTTCTTACGCCAGTAAGTAAGGATACAGTCTAAAGCATTTTGTTTTGGCATTGTATTGTTATTAAAGTAGAAAACTGAAAACTAGAGAAATAAATCCAGATCTTAACTTACAATACATACATTAGGGTAAGAAATTAATTGGCTCCTccacctttttattttctttttcttttttctttttttttttagaaatgagtattatgtctatactgcaaagtAAAGAAAGATTGCCAGCTAAAGAAGGTATCATTATatgaaaaacaacagaaaaattaAGTAATTTTGCTTACAAAAAAGGTCAAACTATAAACAGTcccaaaatatataaaaatgccaCCTTGAACGAGGCAATCGTACTCTACCTAAACTGGTAGTATgctctttgaaacagccatgttCATACAGTAGTAACTGATAAAAAGGCATTGTGCACTCTTGTCCCATCGGGAGACTTGGCACCATGTGTCATCAGTTCTTGGATTGTCATCCAGCTGTCCAagattttcttgtttctttttttcatcaTCTTTTTGTGACTGAGTTCAAGAATGTTAATTTCTTTTTTGCCTTCACTGCCACTCTGTGGACTTTCCTTAAGACACTCCAATCTGCTCCGCATCATGAACTCTCGCCGCCGCCTCTGCTCCTTGGCTCGAACCAAATGCTGTTTCCGCTCCTCTTTGCTCCAGTAACGACCCATCTTCATTTCACTCATTGTATCATCATCTGTTGTCATCCCACTGCGCTCCTCTTTAATCTTTAAGGCACGTTCCTTCAGGAGTCTATCTCTTACTGGCCTCTTAGTGATATATCTCGTTCCATCACTCCTTATTTTCACTTTCCATTCCATTTTGGGCTCTGTACACTTCTGTGACTCTTTGCACATGCTCACTAGACTGAGCTGACTTTGGGCATACTCCACTGCCGATTTCTGTTGGATCAGCTGCATGTAGCTTTGGTAATGCTTTGCATGAGCAGGTATATTCCCATACCTGTATGAAGAGCTATGATACGGAGATAGGTAAGGAATGTGTTCAGTGCTTTGCTTCTCCTGCTCAGTGAATTTGCTACTTTCTGAACTGGGTTCCTTCTCTTCAACAGTGCTATTTTGCTCTGTGGCTTCGGTTTTGGATGGGGTTGCTGCCTGACCACTCtttccagaagaaatctgattagCTGCAATTGTGCTTCTCAGGTTTTTCCTGTTGGTGATGCTGATCATTCTCTGGAGCGAGCTATCAGGGGACTGCTCTACAGTGAGCGGAGTGCTCCTGCAGCTTTCTGCTGTGTTGTAAGCACTGGAGCTATCTTTGTCAGATTTCTCTGGGTGCTCTATGATATCATCCAGTTTACCTCTTTGTACATCGATGCTGGTGTTATAATTTCGGAATCCTCCACCATGTAGTGCCCAAATGTCTCCATATTGATCCTTCACCTTTTGAAGCCTGTGAGCCTGCATGATGGTCTGACACTCAAGTTCAATATTTCTCAGTTCCTCATTGAGTAACTGTAGCTCATGCTCCACGCCCTCTTGCTCCCGTCTGTTACACTCTATTGTACTACTAGAGTAATATAGGTCGTACTCTCCATGGTTTCGAATCTTGCActtgagctccagcagctgccgaAACCTTTCACACTCCTCATCTTGGTTTCCAGTGAAATCTGATTCAATGTATTCCCCAGACACAAAGCTTTCATTGCACTGGAGTTCAAAGCTTCCTAAGgtgtcctggctctgccccagctcccgcGTGCTCTGCCGGGTCATTTTGTTCTGCTCATCAGGTGCATTCTCCTGCTCTGAGCTCTCGTCATTACGCAGACTCTCATCTGTAGGCCCCACTCCGCTGTCCTTCTCATGGTTGTTGGATGACGAGGTTGCAGTGTCCGTTGTGCCATCCTCCTCCTCATGCTTTTTTGGCTAAGAAAATAAGAGAACCCAAATTAGTATAAAATACAGACCCTCAAACTATTTTTTTCAGTCCAGTGCTTCTGAAACAGCTCATTTAACATACAAGAATGAATAAAAGTGAGGAATAAAGCGCATTTCTTCAAGAGTTTgctggaaaatgaaaaaaaattcacattttaGAAAAAATCATCTTGTTTCAGCACAAAATGGAAAAACCatattttttttcacagaaaggGATTTCCATTTTCCAATTTGCTGACTGTTTATCTGGAAGACTCTTGCACTTCACTTTTTCCCTGCAGGTGGAAATTGATAAAAGCCTTGccagtgggcagctggagagctgtcGTTACAGTTTtcctgaaggaaaagaaaaagttttcaTCTTTTCTGTCGGAAACAGTTGCTGAGGAAAATTCCCACCTGGCTGTAATCTTTACATGGTTATGGCTTTTATAGATCCCTGAGCATCATGCTGTCATCTCCACAGATCACACAAAGTTCCTcaaggagagagaaaacaagTGGATGAAGTATAGCACTCCTTTGTCCTGAAACATTGCCCAGACTCAGAAAACAAATATCCCCTTTTTCCAACAGAGCCAACACTGCAGTGCTGAAGAAAATGAGCACCTAGTGGAATGCTGCTTTTGGCTCTGGAATATGGCCATGGCTATTGGAGCTGAGTTCTTTTCAAGCCTGGAGCAAGCAGCAATGCCTACATAATGTCAAAACTTATATGAGGCAGACCACCTGAACAGTATTTAGTGCGATGTAAGGTATAAGGAGGACTATTTGCAGGAGGACTGGGTTTGGCATACCAGCCATCTCTGTGCACGCTGCCCTGGACAGCTGAAGACAATACAGTGGCTAGCCTATTCTTCCATAGCCCCTGCCAACTCTCCCATCGCCTGCTCTTAGCATATCTCATTGGAAGATTGATAGCTGAACTCTAGGACTTGTTCAGGCTACTTGAACAGACTTCTCCCTAACCTAGCCATTGGAAGGCTTTTTGTTTCCTAGCTGTGTGATGGCCATGGGCAGGATGTCAAGAATTTTTGCAGTTACTTTTGAATTCACCCTCTACTCATTGTACCTGATTGATTTATTGTGTGCTTTGATGTAAAGAGCGTTAGACACTGCCATGAAGGGGTGaatcccgtgtgtgtgtgtgtgtgtgtgtgtgtgtgtgtgtgtgtgtgtgtgtgtgtgtgttttcttaatTGGGTATACTAAAGGCTTTCCCCCTATTTCTCTTATAATGCTATCATCCAAAATGCAATTTATATAGGATACTCACTGTGTGCCTAAGTGCATCCAGAACCAGCCAAATGCGGTTTCTATTTTAATTATACAATTGAACATAATGGCTAGTAATACTAAAGGGAGAAAAAGGTACAGTACACCAATGAGAGAGGAAAAATGCAAGAGACCACTTTATCaatatttgctgtttttcttCTATCTTGGAAGACATGGAACAATTAAATGTACCCTACACGCTGCATCATTTCTTCTTTAGGGTCATGAACCTCTCAAGGTGTCCATTTTGTTCAGTTGTTAGTAGAAAATGACAGCAAccgttggtccaataaaaatagaaatagacaagtaaaaatgtaaaatgtgtCAGAATATATTAAATTCAGAATGAAACCCATCACCAAGAGAAAGCTGTATTCATGATAGTGTCATCAAAAGTCTCTGAGTAGATGACATCTCTATCTGCTGTAATTTTAGGGGTTCTTTCTCACTTGTGCTGAAGACTTAAAGAAAGATTTATCCTTCATACTGGTATTGCATACTTCACACAAAAATATATAGAAGTTCAATCACCTGATATGTTGTGGTGAAATACATCACTCCAAATCAAGAGGCAATGAAAATACATCAGACCATGTATAAAAAGGGGTAACAATATTTTGCTGAGAGCTCAGAGAAAATGCTAAAATTCTTCTAAAAGTTCATCCTGTCACATCTggccaaaatatttatttctgaaatgtttccTCATCCAGAATTGATTGTAGTTCACAACATCCTCAAGACAAAGTGCTATTAAAGCCTTTGGGTCATTTTTTTGACATATTTCATTCTCTCTTAATAAAAAAAGTACACCTAGCAAATTTTACAATGATATATTTAGTGTCAATCCTACCTGCTCCACCTCATTGGCTGTGAACTGCATTGCTTCATTATGCTGTTCTTCCAACATTTCCAAGTTTAACTCCTCTAAGAATTCATTCCTTTCATCGTCCAGCCACCCCTCTTCCAGCTGCAAAAGAATAGATTAGTACACTGCATTATGTAAGTGGAGATGCTAAAATAGGGTGAACCTAAATTACAATGTCAGATTTGCTCTTTTTATCATAATGATTCTCTTCAGGATTTCAAAAAGAATGTCAAAACAATAAAACCACTGACTTGTAGGCCTATTCTGAAACAGTGTAAGTGTTTTTTTCTCATAATGAAGGGAGATTGCACAGGACAGAGCATTATTTCCTTCCAAAATGTATGAAAGCTACACCCCATAATCCTGGAGCTGTCATGTTCATTACCCAATGTTAAAAGACCTGCAGTGACATTAATAGGTCCATGAAACAATAGCTCTTTCCTTTAACAAGATTTACCCCAGGGCTGTGTCCCAGTGCCTGAACCTTAACAGCACCTTCACTCTAGGTTTCCATCACATTTTTCTTACTGCTTATTTAAATAAACTcctggaaacaaacaaacaaacaaaaaaggggcAGTGCTGGAAGACTTACTCATGCCATGACTAAGCTTTTTTGTTCTTTGGCTTTATCTTTGAACTGACTGTTTTTTAGAGATTTAAACATTACTTTCATATTTGTTGAAGTCAGtattataaaaaaaaaggaagagagaggtCTACTTTTTCAGTCCAGTTCACATGatgtggctgtaaacacactcaATATTACACCTGTGTCTGTGTCAACAGTATGTATCCATTTGTTTCTCTTCCATTTGCAGGTGGCATGCTGGTGTAAAAAAGGAAGGGATTATGACTAGAAGGGGAGtgaagtacagtaaggtctcagagaaCGCGATGGTTCCCTTCCACGCACCCTCGCGTCAACCCGGATTTCGTggaagttggggtctggctttttccccagcagaacacatgttttgcagccggggaagcagcagaaaggtaagccctggggtggtgggggggcagctggggagggttaagcctggaggtgggttggggctgtgggaggctgggggtgggctaAGCCTGGCATGGGttagggctgctggtgggtgagTGGTGGAGTTgagcacaggtggtgagctgggctgcggaggcAGAGAGTTGAGTCGGAACCAGAGccgtgcctgggtggtgagctggcaggtgggCTTGCACTGGAGACATGCGGGGGGACGGGGCGGGCAGCTTGTAAGCCAGCAGGGGGGTCACAACGGAGCCATGcgcggcgggggagggcaggcggATGGGCAGCTGGTGAGCCTGCAGGGGGGCAGGTTGCACCGGAGCCACGTGGGGTGGGCTGCttgtgagctggcgggggggagTCACACAAGAGCCACAcggggtgggcagcttgtgagccagaaGGGGAGATAGTACCAGAGCTGTGCGGGGCAGGTGGGTGAGCTCGCAGCTTGTGAGCtcgcagcttgtgagctggcagaggagatCTCACTGGAGCCGTgcagggtgggcagcttgtgagacGGCAGGGGGGTCGCACCAGAGCCacacggggtgggggagggtggcttgtgagccagcaggggggttgggcTGGAACCGCGTCGGGTGGCAGGGGTGGCTTGATCCAGAGCCGCTTTCAGGTGGTTTAAaccaggctggggggtggagtCAATGTCAAGATACGTAAGAGTGGGGTCGCGCACTCTGagttcgcgtactctgagaccttactgtagtgTTGCTAATGGTTGTATTTTGGGGCAGAAACCAGAAACAGATAAGGAAGCTGACAGAGAACTGGGGAAAGGCAGAAGTTAAAATATAACAAATGCTACTCTAGAGCAGTccttcttaaactatgttctgtggaacactggtgttccttgCACTACGTGCAGGTGTCCTGTGagtatttggaaaaatacactgatggtgcATATCTTAtctgttattaaagccagatacaTTTTACTTCTTCATTAATAAGCCACCCAATTAAATCGCTTATTTTGGCtgtgctgtatatgttgctgtttgttttattttggttttgtttcgtttttttttgggtctgacaacaattttttaaagaaaactttccTAAGTGTTCAACATAAAaacattattgtttggtgttccatggtctcaaaagttTAAGAACCACTTAGAGTATGAGAAAATACCATGTTGCCTGTAAAATTTTATGGACATCACAAAAGCTAGAAATGTTCTATTCAATGATGCAACATGGAACTAAGTTCTTTTGTGGTATACGCAGGGACAACTC contains:
- the PDZRN4 gene encoding PDZ domain-containing RING finger protein 4 isoform X1, whose translation is MGFDPARFAEPVDPDLKCKLCSQVLEEPLSTPCGHVFCAGCLLPWAVQRRRCPLQCQPISAQELHQVLPLRSLIQKLAIRCDYRPRGCGRTVRLHQLAAHVESCDYSPARCRHPGCAEVLSLKDLEAHMRDSCPHRPAGPCPGGAPPGGGHCCLRALCSPSGGPRARLEQELRRQARVWSRREKALLAQLAALQRAGQPGGRGKFNQDAHPLGSSGGNSGKGGEPNPLTIMLQRENDTLGFNIIGGRPSQVATKNNQEDSLPEGIYVSKILENGPADKIEGLQIHDKIIEVNGKDLSKATHEEAVEAFRNAKEPIVVQVLRRAPISKIHGSSQDVQLVDASTQTDITFEHIMALAKLRPSTPPVPDICPFLLSDSCHSLHPVEHEFYEGNEYLSSLPADADRTEDFEYEEVELCRVNSQEKLGLTVCYRTDDEEDTGIYVSEVDPNSIAARDGRIREGDRILQINGQDVQNREEAVALLSSDECKKIVLLVARPEMQLEEGWLDDERNEFLEELNLEMLEEQHNEAMQFTANEVEQPKKHEEEDGTTDTATSSSNNHEKDSGVGPTDESLRNDESSEQENAPDEQNKMTRQSTRELGQSQDTLGSFELQCNESFVSGEYIESDFTGNQDEECERFRQLLELKCKIRNHGEYDLYYSSSTIECNRREQEGVEHELQLLNEELRNIELECQTIMQAHRLQKVKDQYGDIWALHGGGFRNYNTSIDVQRGKLDDIIEHPEKSDKDSSSAYNTAESCRSTPLTVEQSPDSSLQRMISITNRKNLRSTIAANQISSGKSGQAATPSKTEATEQNSTVEEKEPSSESSKFTEQEKQSTEHIPYLSPYHSSSYRYGNIPAHAKHYQSYMQLIQQKSAVEYAQSQLSLVSMCKESQKCTEPKMEWKVKIRSDGTRYITKRPVRDRLLKERALKIKEERSGMTTDDDTMSEMKMGRYWSKEERKQHLVRAKEQRRRREFMMRSRLECLKESPQSGSEGKKEINILELSHKKMMKKRNKKILDSWMTIQELMTHGAKSPDGTRVHNAFLSVTTV
- the PDZRN4 gene encoding PDZ domain-containing RING finger protein 4 isoform X2 encodes the protein MGFDPARFAEPVDPDLKCKLCSQVLEEPLSTPCGHVFCAGCLLPWAVQRRRCPLQCQPISAQELHQVLPLRSLIQKLAIRCDYRPRGCGRTVRLHQLAAHVESCDYSPARCRHPGCAEVLSLKDLEAHMRDSCPHRPAGPCPGGAPPGGGHCCLRALCSPSGGPRARLEQELRRQARVWSRREKALLAQLAALQRAGQPGGRGKFNQDAHPLGSSGGNSGKGGEPNPLTIMLQRENDTLGFNIIGGRPSQNNQEDSLPEGIYVSKILENGPADKIEGLQIHDKIIEVNGKDLSKATHEEAVEAFRNAKEPIVVQVLRRAPISKIHGSSQDVQLVDASTQTDITFEHIMALAKLRPSTPPVPDICPFLLSDSCHSLHPVEHEFYEGNEYLSSLPADADRTEDFEYEEVELCRVNSQEKLGLTVCYRTDDEEDTGIYVSEVDPNSIAARDGRIREGDRILQINGQDVQNREEAVALLSSDECKKIVLLVARPEMQLEEGWLDDERNEFLEELNLEMLEEQHNEAMQFTANEVEQPKKHEEEDGTTDTATSSSNNHEKDSGVGPTDESLRNDESSEQENAPDEQNKMTRQSTRELGQSQDTLGSFELQCNESFVSGEYIESDFTGNQDEECERFRQLLELKCKIRNHGEYDLYYSSSTIECNRREQEGVEHELQLLNEELRNIELECQTIMQAHRLQKVKDQYGDIWALHGGGFRNYNTSIDVQRGKLDDIIEHPEKSDKDSSSAYNTAESCRSTPLTVEQSPDSSLQRMISITNRKNLRSTIAANQISSGKSGQAATPSKTEATEQNSTVEEKEPSSESSKFTEQEKQSTEHIPYLSPYHSSSYRYGNIPAHAKHYQSYMQLIQQKSAVEYAQSQLSLVSMCKESQKCTEPKMEWKVKIRSDGTRYITKRPVRDRLLKERALKIKEERSGMTTDDDTMSEMKMGRYWSKEERKQHLVRAKEQRRRREFMMRSRLECLKESPQSGSEGKKEINILELSHKKMMKKRNKKILDSWMTIQELMTHGAKSPDGTRVHNAFLSVTTV